The DNA region CAGTTGCAAAGAGGTCATGCCCAGGCTTTCGAACACCCGGGATCGCTCAGGATACAGGTTGTCGGCAGCGGCCTGCTCGAAACGCTCGTAAGCTTCCTTGTAGCGCTTCTGCTCGTAGAGAAAGCTGCCGTAATTATTGACGATACGGGTGTCATTGTTGCTGGCGGACAGCGCCTTGTGAAAATACTGCTCGGCGAGTTCCGGTTCCATTTCCGTCTGGAACACCAGCGCCAGTGCAGCATTGGCCTGCGGATCGGAACTGTCGAGTTCAAGCGCTCGTTTCAACGGGATCTTGGCACGTTCGGTCTGGCCTTCCTGAAGGTAACCCAGGCCAAGCTGCACATACGCCCTGCGTGCCTCGTCGCGCCCCTGCTTGGTGGTCAGCGGATTGACGTTGCCTGTAGACACACAGGCCGTCAGCAGCATGACAACACACAGTAAAAACAAGGCACGCACAGACATGGAGTCCTTCCCGGTCAGGTTCTGGTCGCCGCTACCGGAGCCACATCGGCTTCGGAACTCAGCTCACGCACGGCGATGTAGCGTTCGCTACGACGCGTGCGATCCATCACCTGCCCGACCAGCTGGCCGCATGCAGCGTCGATATCTTCACCACGCGTGGTACGCACAGTGACGTTATAACCAGCCTGATGCAACAAGTCCTGAAAGCGACGAATTGCGTTATTGCTGGGACGCTCGTATCCGGAGTGCGGGAACGGGTTGAACGGGATCAGGTTGATCTTGCAAGGTGTGTCCTTGAGCAGCTCGATCATCTCGACTGCGTGTTCGACCTGGTCGTTGATGTCCTTGAGCATCGTGTACTCGATGGTCAGCACGCGCTTTTCGCCCAGACTGGCCATGTAGCGACGGCAGGACTCAAGCAGCATCTTCAACGGGTATTTCTTATTGATCGGCACCAACTGGTTGCGCAGCGCGTCATTCGGCGCATGCAGCGACAGGGCCAGCGACACGTCGATATGCTTCGAAAGCTCATCGATCATCGGCACCACGCCGGAGGTGGACAACGTCACACGACGCTTGGAAATGCCATACCCCAGGTCATCCATCATCAGATGCATGGCGGCAATGACATTGTCGAAGTTCAGCAGCGGCTCACCCATGCCCATCATCACCACGTTGGTGATGGCACGGTCGACGGTAGCCGGGACGCTGCCAAAGGATTTGTTGGCAATCCACACCTGGCCGATCACTTCTGCGGCGGTGAGGTTGCTATTGAAGCCTTGCTTGCCGGTGGAGCAGAAACTGCAATCCAGGGCGCAGCCCGCCTGGGACGAAACACACAAGGTGCCGCGTTTGCCCTGCGGAATGTAGACGGTCTCGACGCAGCTGCCGGACTCTACACGCACCACCCATTTACGGGTGCCATCGGTAGAGATGTCTTCACTGACCACTTCAGGACCACGAACCTCGGCACAGGCCTTGAGCTTTTCGCGCAGGGCCTTGCTGACATTCGTCATGGCGTCGAAATCATCGACGCCAAAGTGGTGAATCCACTTCATGACCTGACCGGCACGGAAGCGCTTCTCCCCGATAGAGTCGAAGAATTTCTCCATTTCCGGCTGAGTCAGACCCAGCAGGTTGGTTTTACCAGTCGATGCAATCATGAATTCACCCTTCACTCGTCAGTCAAAATGACTTAGCGAGCGGTTACTTCGGTAGCGGCGAAGAAGTACGAGATTTCGCGAGCAGCGGCTGCTTCGGAATCGGAACCGTGTACTGCGTTGGCGTCGATGGAGTCAGCGAAATCAGCGCGGATGGTGCCGGCAGCAGCTTCTTTAGGGTTGGTAGCGCCCATCAGCTCGCGGTTCAGAGCGATGGCGTTTTCGCCTTCCAGAACCTGAACGACAACCGGACCGGAGATCATGAAGGCAACCAGGTCACCGAAGAAACCACGGGCGCTGTGCTCAGCGTAGAAACCTTCAGCTTCGGCCTTGGACAGTTGCTTCAGCTTGGAAGCAACAACGCGCAGACCGGCTTTTTCAAAACGAGTGGTGATCTCGCCGATTACGTTCTTTGCAACGGCGTCAGGCTTGATGATGGAGAAAGTACGTTGAACAGCCATGGTGAAACTCCAGAAACAGTGATTTAAGCGAAAAATTAAACCCGCGAATTATACGCGGGTTCTGGTGTATTGCCTAACGGCGTACGTTACTGAACGTCAATCCAGCTCTTCGATCCACAATGTCTGGATCGCTTCGAGGACTTTTTCCCCGCTGCGGTCCGGGTGGTCATCGAATTCAGGCAAGGCCATGACCAGATTACGCAGCTTGGGGAAACTCACAGTGAGCGGATTCACTTCCGGGTGGCTTTCAGCCAGCTGGATAGCAATTTCCTGCACATCAACCCATTTGAGACTCATGAGCAATCCTTGAATCAGTGTGGCGCTTCAGCAGCGTGGTTGAGCGAATACTTGGGTATTTCGACGGTCAGGTCTTCAGTGCCGACAATGGCCTGACAGGAGAGACGCGATTGCGCTTCCAGCCCCCAGGCCTTGTCGAGCATGTCTTCTTCCAGCTCATCGGCTTCGTTCAGCGAATCGAAGCCTTCGCGAATGACGCAATGGCAGGTGGTGCAAGCACACACGCCGCCACAGGCGCTTTCGATCTCGATGTGATGCTCATGGGCAATGTCGAGAATAGACGTGCCGGGCTCCACTTCTACAACCAGCCCGTCCGGGCAATGCTCGGCGTGGGGCAGAAAAATCACCTGCGGCATCAGTTATTCCTCAATCTCATTCAAGTTGCGCCCGGCCAGTGCGGCTTTTACCGTCGAATCAAGGCGTCGGGCAGCAAATGCGTCGGTCACTTGCGACAGACGCTTGGTCTGCTGCTCGATGGCATAGCCATCAGTGCCTTGCATCAATTCACGTAATTCTTCCATCTGCAGGCTTATGACCATACGCTCTTCTTCATCGAGAAGACGCTCGCCATCGGCATCCAGCGCACCCTGAACCGCTTCGAGCAGACGCTCGGCGTCAACCTGATGCTCACGCAGCACGCGGGCAACCTTGTCGTCGCCGGCGTACTCGAAGGAATCCTTGAGCATGCGAGTAATTTCGCCGTCAGTCAGCCCGTAGGACGGTTTGACCTGGATACTCGACTCGATGCCCGAGCCCATCTCACGCGCCGAAACGCTGAGCAGGCCATCAGCATCGACCTGGAACGTGACGCGGATTTTCGCCGCGCCCGCGACCATCGGCGGAATGCCGCGCAATTCGAAACGCGCCAGCGAACGGCAATCGCTGACCAGCTCGCGCTCGCCCTGCAGAACATGGATTTTCATGGCCGTCTGGCCATCTTTGTAGGTCGTGAATTCCTGACCACGAGCAACAGGGATCGTGGTGTTGCGCGGAATGACCTTCTCCATCAGCCCGCCCATGGTTTCCAGCCCCAACGAGAGCGGAATCACGTCAAGCAAAAGCAGTTCGCCGCCATCACGCTTGTTGCCTGCCAGGGTATCCGCCTGGATCGCAGCCCCAATGGCCACCACTTGATCCGGGTCGATGTCGGTCAGGGGCTTACGGCCGAACAGCTCGGCGACCGCTTCGCGAACATGGGGAACACGGGTCGAACCACCGACCATGACCACCGCCTCGACTTCTTCAAGCTCGATACCGGTGTCACGCACGGCACGACGACAGGCTTTGAGGCTAAGCGCGACCATGGGCTCGATCAGTGCATTGAACGCGTCGCGAGTCAGCGTGCCGCGCCATTCGCCATAGGCAACGTCGACGGACTCGGCGTCAGTCAGCGCTTCCTTGGCGGAACAGGCGGTCTGCAACAGATTGCGTTGCGCGGACGGATCGATATCGGCAGACAGCCCGGCATCGGCGACGATCCAGCTGGCAATGGCATGATCGAAATCATCGCCACCCAATGCTGTATCACCACCAGTAGCCAGCACCTCGAATACGCCACCGGTCAGGCGCAAAATCGAAATATCGAACGTACCGCCACCCAGGTCATAAATGGCCACGACGCCTTCGGCTTTTTGATCCAGACCGTAAGCAACCGCAGCAGCCGTAGGCTCATTGAGCAGGCGCAGCACATTGAGGCCGGCCAGCTTGGCGGCGTCCTTGGTGGCCTGACGCTGGGAATCGTCGAAATAGGCCGGCACCGTGATCACCGCACCCACCAACTCGCCACCCAGCGCCGCTTCAGCACGCTGACGCAGAACCTTGAGAATGTCGGCGGACACTTCAACCGGGCTTTTCGGGCCCTGTACGGTGTCGATGAACGGCATGTGCGACTCGCCGCCAACAAAGCGATAAGGCAGTTGCTCGCCCAATTGCTTGACGTCGGTCAGACCACGACCCATGAGACGCTTGACCGACAACACGGTATTGAACGGATCCTGGGAGGCGGCGACTTTTGCCGACTGACCCACTTCGACACGATCAGCGTGGTAGCGCACGGCAGACGGCAGAATGACCTGCCCTTCTGCATCGGCCAACGGCTCGGACAGGCCGCTGCGTACGGCAGCAACCAGAGAATTTGTGGTGCCCAGGTCGATCCCCACAGCCAGACGACGCTGGTGCGGTTGAGGACTCAGGCCGGGTTCGGCGATTTGCAGTAAGGCCATGCTGTTCAGAATAATCACTGGCGTGCAGCCGAGGCCGCACGGGGTTAATCGTCGAGGCGCTCTTCTAGCTGGCGCACTTCGTGAGAAAGCTTGTCGAGAAACTGCATACGCCGCATCAGCTTTTCAGCGTGCTCGCGTTGTGCAGGATCATTCCAACAGGCAGCGAAGCTCTGGTTGAGTGCTTCCTGAGCAATCTTGAGCTGGCGCTTGAAGGTCGCAACCCCGGCAAGATCGGCTTCATCCTGCAGATCCTCAAGATCTTCGCGCAATTGCATCTGCTGCAGAAGAAACTCGGGGTCATGCACGGTGACCTCGATCGGCACCTCGTTGCCATTCATCGCCAGCAGGTAGCGCGCTCTTTTCGGCGGGCTTTTGAGGGTCTGATAGGCTTCGTTGAGACTGGCCGAACGCTCCAGCGCCACACGCTGCTCAGCCTCCGAGGCATCAGCGAAACGGTCCGGATGAACATTGCGCGCCAGCTCGCGGTAACGCGTGGCCAACTGGTCGAGATCAAGCTGAAACTCGGGCTTGAGCTCGAACAGGGCGAAATGACAGGGAGTACCCACAATAAAAGCCTCAGACGTTGAAGCTTTCGCCACAGCCGCACTCACCGCGCGAGTTCGGGTTGTTGAACTTGAAGCCTTCGTTCAACCCTTCGCGCACGAAGTCGAGCTCGGTGCCATCCAGATAGACCAGGCTTTTCGGGTCAATGATCACCTTGACGCCGTGCATTTCAAACACGGTGTCTTCGCCAGCCGCCTCGTCGACGAACTCAAGCACGTAGGCAAGACCTGAACAACCTGTGGTGCGAACACCCAGACGAACACCATCACCCTTGCCACGCCCCTCAAGGGAACGTCGCACGTGGTTAGCGGCAGCTTCTGTCATGCTGATAGCCATCGGAGCTCCTTACTTGTTCTTTGTGAAGACCTGCTTACAGCAGGCCTTTCTTCTGCTTGTAGTCGCGAACAGCCGCTTTGATAGCGTCTTCAGCGAGTACCGAGCAGTGAATCTTTACCGGCGGCAGTGCCAGCTCTTCAGCCAGCTGAGTGTTCTTGATGGTCTCTGCTTCATCCAGAGTCTTGCCTTTCATCCACTCGGTTGCCAGCGAGCTGGACGCAATCGCCGAGCCGCAGCCGTAAGTCTTGAACTTGGCGTCTTCGATAACGCCCTGATCGTTGACCTTGATCTGCAGGCGCATCACGTCGCCGCACGCCGGAGCGCCGACCATGCCGGTGCCGACATCAGGATCTTCCGCGTTCATCTTGCCGACGTTACGTGGGTTCTCGTAGTGGTCGATGACCTTTTCGCTGTAAGCCATGATTCTGTTCCTCTCACATCAGGGAGCCGCTCTGCAGGTCATGCTGCAATTGCGCATGACCTGTATTGGAGGCGACTTTAAATTAGTGCGCCGCCCACTCGATCTTGGAGATATCGACGCCGTCTTTGAACATGTCCCACAGCGGCGAAAGTGTGCGCAGCCGGGTGACCGCCTCGCAGACCTTCTGCGCGGCATAATCGATTTCTTCTTCGGTGCTGAAACGGCCGAAGGTGAAGCGAATCGAGCTGTGTGCCAGTTCGTCGTTACGACCAATGGCGCGCAGCACGTAGGAAGGCTCCAGCGAGGCCGAGGTACAGGCCGAACCGGACGAAACCGCCAGATCCTTGAGCGCCATGATCAGCGACTCGCCTTCGACATAGTTGAAGCTCAGGTTCAGGTTGTGCGGTACGCGGGCAGCCAGGCTGCCGTTGACGTACAGCTCTTCCAGGTTTTCGACCTGCTTGTAGAAACGGTCACTGAGTGCCTTGATGCGCACGTTTTCAGCGGCCATTTCTTCCTTGGCGATACGGAACGCTTCACCCATGCCAACGATCTGGTGGGTGGCCAGTGTGCCGGAACGCATACCGCGCTCGTGGCCACCGCCGTGCATGGCCGCCTCGAGGCGGACACGCGGCTTGCGGCTGACGTACAGCGCGCCGATACCTTTCGGACCGTAGGTCTTGTGGGCCGAGAACGACATCAGGTCAACCTTGAGACTGGCCAGATCGATGTCAACCTTGCCGGTCGATTGCGCGCCATCAACGTGTAACAGTACGCCACGCGAACGGGTCAGCTCACCGATGGCAGCGATGTCGTTGATGGTGCCGATTTCGTTGTTCACATGCATGACCGACACCAGGATGGTGTCGTCGCGCAGTGCGGCTTCAATCATCGATGGAGTGATCAGGCCGTCTTCACCTGGCTCGATGTAAGTCACTTCGAAACCTTCGCGCTCAAGTTGGCGCGTGGTATCGAGAACAGCCTTGTGTTCGATTTTCGAGGTGATCAGGTGCTTGCCTTTGCTGGCATAGAAATGCGCAACACCCTTGATCGCCAGGTTGTTGGATTCGGTGGCACCCGAGGTCCAGACGATTTCGCGCGGATCGGCGCTGACCAGATCGGCGACCTGACGACGAGCGTTCTCGACAGCCTCTTCGGCTTTCCAGCCAAAGACGTGGGAGCGCGAAGCCGGGTTACCGAAGTTTCCTTCGACGGTCAGGCATTCGATCATTTTCTGCGCGACACGCGGATCGACCGGGGTCGTCGCGGAGTAGTCGAGGTAAATTGGCAATTTCATTGAAGCTCTCCTATCAGGCAGGCGCACCGCTCATTCATCTGCGTTCATTCGACGGCGGACGTTTCGATCTTACCCAGTTGCGACATGTGGTTATGACCACGGCGCATATCCTGGCGCTGAGCGACTTCTTGTACCTCACGGCGAGTGACAAGATCCGCCAAGCTGATACCGCTTAGAAATTCGTGAATCTGCTGGCTCAGGTCGCACCACAAGTGGTGGGTCAGGCAGGTGTCACCTGCATGGCAATCACCAAGCCCCTGACAACGCGTGGCATCGACCGATTCATTCACCGCGTCGACGACCTGCGCAACCTGTATGCCTTGCATGTCACGGGACAGCTGATAACCACCACCCGGACCACGCACACTGGAAACCAGATTGCCGCGGCGCAGCTTGGCGAACAGCTGCTCAAGGTATGACAGGGATATGCCCTGCCGCTCGGAGATGTCAGCCAGAGACACTGGCCCGTTCTGCGCATGCAACGCCAGATCAAGCATGGCAGTTACAGCGTATCGGCCTTTAGTTGTCAGTCGCATGGCGTATACCGCAGAGGTTCGGAATGAGAGCGAGTATGCTATTCCCGAGTAAATGAGTCAAGTATTAGACCAAGTAAAACAGTCGGGATTAGCCAAAAGCGCGGGCTGCATCATAGCAAAGGTGCGGCGTAATGGCACGCCCCAAGCCCTCTAGCCTGCCGTGTTCTCGCGCTCTTCCTTCACACAGTCGAAGACCTCGTCACGCAGTGAAGGCAGGTCTTTGGCGCAGTAATCGCTCCCCAGCTTGCCAAGGGCGTCACACATGCCTTCCAGACGACCGTCAACTGCCTGCAAATGATCGAGCAACTGGCCGATGGCGCGGGCAATCGGGTCTGGCATGTCGCCGCTGACACCGTAGGCATCGAAGCCGAGCTTTTCCGCCATGGCCTTGCGCCTGGCTTCGGTCTCTTCGTCCGACTTGACGATGATCCGCCCCGGAATTCCCACGGCAGTTGCACCGGCGGGCACCGCCTTGGTTACCACAGCATTGGAGCCGATCTTGGCGCCAGCGCCCACCGTAAATGGCCCAAGCACCTTGGCACCCGCGCCGACCACCACGCCATCTTCCAGCGTCGGGTGGCGTTTGCCGGCGTTCCAGCTGGTGCCGCCCAGGGTCACGCCCTGATAAAGCGTCACGTCATTGCCGATCTCGGCAGTTTCGCCGATCACGATGCCCATGCCGTGGTCGATGAAAAAACGGCGCCCGATGCGCGCACCCGGATGAATCTCGATCCCGGTCATCCAGCGACCGAAGTTGGACACCACCCGCGCCGGCCATTTCCAGCCACTGCGCCACAGAATGTGCGCAAAGCGATGCAGCCAGATGGCGTGCATGCCGGGATAGCAGGTCAGGACTTCAAAGGCGTTGCGCGCCGCAGGGTCGCGATGGAACACGCTTTGTATGTCTTCTCGCAGACGCTCGAACATCACTGATCCTTCCGCTTGTAGGGTTCGCCGCGTGCGACTTTCTGGGTTTCAGTAAGCACGCCGCGCAGAATACTCAGCTCGGAGCGCTCCACCTCGCTGCGGCCGAACAGCCTGCGCAGGCGCGCCATCAAGTGGCGTGGCTTTTCAGGATCAAGGAAACCGATAGCCACCAGCGTGGCCTCCAGGTGGCCGTAGAACCCCTCCATCTCGTCCATGGTCGCCAACTCGGCACTGTGCGCCGATACCGGTTGGGGCGCGGCGCCCTGCTCCGACGCTTTCAGCCAGGCCATGCGTACTTCATAGCTGAGCACCTGCACGGCGGCGGCGAGATTGAGCGAACTGAACGCCGGGTCCGATGGAATATGGACGTGGAAGTGACAGCGCTGCAGCTCTTCATTGGTCAGGCCGGCATGCTCGCGACCAAAGACCAGCGCCACCTCGGCACCCTCTCCGGCCTGCTCGATGACCTTTTCGCCAGACGCACGCGGATCAAGCAACGGCCAGGGCAGACTGCGATCCCGCGCACTGGTACCGAGCACCAGGCGGCAACCGGCCAGCGCCTCTTCCAGCGTCGCAACGACCTGTGCACCTTCAAGAATATCGGTGGCACCGGATGCACGGGCATCGGCGTCAGGCGAAGGAAAAATCCGGGGTTCGACCAGTACCAGGCGCGAAAGCCCCATGTTTTTCATTGCACGAGCGGCCCCGCCGATATTTCCGGGATGGGTAGTGCCGACCAGGACAACACGGATGTTCTGCAACAAGGCGAACGCTCACTGACGCGAATTAGGGGGGCAAATCTTACAGAAACAGGCTGGCTTACGCTACGAACCCGTACAGACGGGATGACCCGAGCGTACACGTCGAGCGGCAAAAAAACGCATGCCCAGTCGACAGTCGTGACAACGCAAGGCTGGAAATAATTCGAATGAGCCCATAGAATGCCCGGCTCTCTTTAACAACCTTAGGTGAATTGTCCATGCAGCCCATGCTGAATATCGCGCTGCGCGCCGCCCGCAGCGCCAGCGAATTGATTTTCCGCTCCATCGAGCGCTTGGATACCATCAAGGTTGACGAAAAAGAAGCCAAGGATTACGTCACAGAGATCGATCGCGCTGCCGAACAGAGCATCATCACTGCATTGCGCAAGGCCTACCCGACTCACGGCATCCTTGGTGAAGAAAGCGGCATGCATGAAGGCAGCGGCGAAGGTACCGATTACCTGTGGATCATCGACCCGCTGGATGGCACCACCAACTTCGTTCGCGGCATCCCGCACTTCGCGGTCAGCATTGCCTGCAAATACCGCGGCCGTCTTGAGCACGCTGTTGTTCTGGACCCGGTCCGCCAGGAAGAATTCACCGCCAGCCGTGGTCGCGGCGCAGCCCTTAACGGTCGCCGCCTGCGCGTCAGCCAGCGCAAAAGCCTGGAAGGCGCCCTGCTCGGCACCGGCTTCCCGTTCCGTGACAACCAGATGGACAACCTCGAAAACTACCTGGGCATGTTCCGCAGCCTGGTAGGTCAGACCGCCGGTATCCGTCGCGCAGGCGCTGCCAGCCTCGACCTGGCGTATGTCGCAGCCGGTCGCTTCGATGCATTCTGGGAGTCAGGCCTGTCTGAATGGGACATGGCCGCAGGCGCCCTGCTGATTCAGGAAGCAGGCGGTCTGGTCAGCGATTTCACAGGCGGTCACGACTTCCTGGAGAAAGGCCACATCGTTGCCGGTAACACCAAATGCTTCAAGGCTGTACTGACCGCCATCGCACCGCATCTGCCAGCGTCGCTCAAACGCTAAACTGCAGATGTAAAAAAACCGGCTTTCGCCGGTTTTTTTATGCCTTGAAGAAGCCCAGCGGCTGGCGTTACTGCGCCTGACCCAAAATCAGCTGACCGTTCTTGTCGACCGGAATCTGGCTACCTGGATCGCGCTCCATACGGACCTGACCCACTTTCTCGTTCAACTTGTACTTGACGTTGTAGCCCACAACCTTGTCGCTGACATCGTTGACCGTGGTGCAACGGTTCTGCGTCGTGGTGTAGGTATCACGCTCTTGCATGCCTTCCTGCACCTTGTTACCGGCATAACCGCCGCCGACCGCACCGGCAACCGTCGCGAGCTTCTTGCCATTACCGCCACCCACCTGATTACCCAGCAGGCCACCGGCAACCGCGCCAATCACGCTACCGACGATCTGGTGCTGGTCCTTGACCGGCGCCTGACGGGTAACGGTTACGTCCTTGCAAACTTCACGGGGGGTTTTGATCTGCTGGTTGATTGGCTCGACCGCCAATACGTCAGCATACTCAGGACCACCCTTGACCAAGCTATAGGTGGCAACGGCGCCGCCAGCAGTTACGACAGCAGCACCTAACACAGCACCAACAAGCATAGACTTGTTCACTAGAACCTCCTGACCAATCGAAACGCAGCATGACTGCGCAATGCCTAGCCTTGGAGCATAAAAAAAGGCGCGAGTTCAGCACTCGCGCCTTTTTTATGATGACCGGGCCTACGGCAGGTCGTCAGCCTTCTCGACAACCACTGGAGGAATCAGATCCTCAGTGGTCAGGTTCAGCCAGATCAGCACCACGTTGGCGATGTAGATCGACGAGTAGGTACCCGCCAACACACCGATGAACAACGCAATGGAGAAGCCTTCCAGGCTGTCGCCACCGAACGCCCACAGCGCAGAGATCGCCAACAAAGTCGAAACCGAAGTGGCAATGGTGCGCAGCAAGGTCTGCGTGGTGGAGATGTTGATGTTCTCGATCAGCGAAGCCTTGCGCAACAGGCGGAAGTTTTCGCGTACCCGGTCGAAGACCACAATGGTGTCGTTCAGCGAGTAACCGATAATCGCCAGCACCGCCGCCAGCACCGTCAGGTCGAACGTGATCTGGAAGAACGACAGGATCCCCATCGTCACCACCACGTCGTGGATCAGCGAGATGATTGCACCGACCGCGAACTTCCACTGGAAGCGGAACGCCAGATAGATCAGAACGCCGCCCAGTGCCAGCAGCATGCCGATACCGCCTTGGTCGCGCAGCTCTTCACCCACCTGCGGGCCGACGAACTCGACACGCTTGACCACTGCCGGGTTATCGGCACCCGCCTTGCGCAGCGCTTCAGCGACCTGAGTGCCCAGTTGCGGATCTTCACCCGGCATGCGCACCAGCAGATCGGTCGTTGCACCGAAACTCTGCACGACGGCTTCGTGATAGCCCGCCGCAACCAGTTCCTGACGAACCTTGCCCAGATCGGCAGGACGCTCGTAGGTCAGCTCGATGAGCGTACCGCCGGTGAAGTCCAGACCAAAGTTGAGCCCTTTATGGAACCAGCTGAACAACGCCAGTGCGGTAAGGAGCATCGTAACGGCGAACGCAACATTGCGAACGCCCATGAAGTTGATGGTACGTAACATGGCAGCCCCTTAAATCCACAACTTCTTGAAGTCACGACCGCCGTAGATCAGGTTGACCATAGCGCGGGTCACCATGATGGCCGTGAACATCGAGGTAAAGATCCCGAGCGACATGGTCACCGCAAACCCTTTGACCGGGCCGGTGCCCATCGCAAAGAGAATGCCGCCGACCAGCAGCGTCGTCAGGTTGGCGTCGAGGATCGCCGTGTAGGCACGATCGAAACCTTCGTTGATAGCGCGTTGCACCGTCATGCCATTGGCGATCTCTTCACGAATCCGCGAGAAGATCAGCACGTTGGCGTCCACCGCCATGCCCATGGTCAACACGATACCGGCGATACCCGGCAGGGTCAGTGTGGCACCCAGCAAGGACATCAGCGCCAGCAGCATGACCATGTTCAGGGCCAGGGCAACGGTAGCGATCAGACCGAAGAAACGGTAGATCGCCATGATGAAGATCGAGACGAACAGCATGCCCCACAGGGAAGCGTCGATACCCTTGGTGATGTTGTCGGCACCCAGGCTCGGACCGATGGTGCGCTCTTCAGCGAAGTACATCGGCGCAGCCAGACCACCGGCACGCAGCAGCAGCGCCAGCTCGGAAGATTCACCCTGGCCATTCAGACCGGTAATCCGGAACTGTTTGCCCAGCGGCGACTGGATGGTCGCCAGACTGATGATTTTCTTCTCTTCCTTGAAGGTCTGGACCGGCACGTCTTTTTCGACGCCGTTGACCATCTGCTTCGTGTACGTGGTGGTCGGACGCTGCTCGATGAAGATCACCGCCATGCTGCGACCCACATTGCTGCGGGTTGCGCGACTCATCAGCTCGCCACCGTGACCATCAAGGTTGATGTTCACCTGCGGACGGCCGTGCTCGTCGAAGCTGGCCTTGGCGTCAGTCACCTGATCACCGGTAATGATCAGGCCACGCTCCACCGCTGCTGCCGGACGACCGCCTTCGCGGAATTCGAACATCTCGGTGGTGCCTTTCGAATCATCCGGGCCTGCGCCCAGACGGAACTCGAGGTTGGCGGTCTTGCCCAGAATACGCTTGGCTTCGGCCGTGTCCTGCACGCCCGGCAGCTCGACCACGATGCGGTTGGCACCCTGACGCTGAACCAGCGGCTCGGCAACACCCAGCTCGTTGACCCGGTTACGCACGGTGGTCAGGTTTTGCTTGATCGAATATTCGCGAATCTCGGCCAGTTTGGCTGGCGTCAGTGCCATGCGCAGCACGGGGATACCGTTCAGCTCGGCAGGCGTGATTTCGAAGTCGGTGAAGGTCTTGCGAACCAGCGCACGAGCCTGCTCGCGCTCTGCGTCATCGGTAAAGCCCAGCTGAATCACGTTGCCCAATTGCGGCAGGCTGCGATAACGCACTTTTTCCTTGCGCAGCAGGGATTTGACTTCGCCTTCGTAGACCTTCAGACGGGCATCGATTGCCTTGTCCATGTCGACTTCCAGCAGGAAGTGCACGCCACCGGACAGGTCGAGGCCGAGTTTCATCGGGCTTGCACCCAGGTTACGCAACCAGGTCGGCGTGGTGCGAGCCAGGTTCAGTGCGACGACATAGTCATCACCCAGCGCCTTGCGCACGACATCCTTGGCCGGCAACTGGTCTTCC from Pseudomonas syringae includes:
- the pilW gene encoding type IV pilus biogenesis/stability protein PilW, whose product is MSVRALFLLCVVMLLTACVSTGNVNPLTTKQGRDEARRAYVQLGLGYLQEGQTERAKIPLKRALELDSSDPQANAALALVFQTEMEPELAEQYFHKALSASNNDTRIVNNYGSFLYEQKRYKEAYERFEQAAADNLYPERSRVFESLGMTSLQLGNRDQAREQFTKALRLDRRLTRALLEMAQMSYEDKQYVPARDYYDRFSQLGEQNARSLLLGARLAKIYDDRNKAASLGLLLKRLYPGTPEYQQYLSEQ
- the hscB gene encoding co-chaperone HscB → MGTPCHFALFELKPEFQLDLDQLATRYRELARNVHPDRFADASEAEQRVALERSASLNEAYQTLKSPPKRARYLLAMNGNEVPIEVTVHDPEFLLQQMQLREDLEDLQDEADLAGVATFKRQLKIAQEALNQSFAACWNDPAQREHAEKLMRRMQFLDKLSHEVRQLEERLDD
- the iscX gene encoding Fe-S cluster assembly protein IscX, whose protein sequence is MSLKWVDVQEIAIQLAESHPEVNPLTVSFPKLRNLVMALPEFDDHPDRSGEKVLEAIQTLWIEELD
- the fdx gene encoding ISC system 2Fe-2S type ferredoxin, whose product is MPQVIFLPHAEHCPDGLVVEVEPGTSILDIAHEHHIEIESACGGVCACTTCHCVIREGFDSLNEADELEEDMLDKAWGLEAQSRLSCQAIVGTEDLTVEIPKYSLNHAAEAPH
- the ndk gene encoding nucleoside-diphosphate kinase, producing MAVQRTFSIIKPDAVAKNVIGEITTRFEKAGLRVVASKLKQLSKAEAEGFYAEHSARGFFGDLVAFMISGPVVVQVLEGENAIALNRELMGATNPKEAAAGTIRADFADSIDANAVHGSDSEAAAAREISYFFAATEVTAR
- the rlmN gene encoding 23S rRNA (adenine(2503)-C(2))-methyltransferase RlmN — encoded protein: MIASTGKTNLLGLTQPEMEKFFDSIGEKRFRAGQVMKWIHHFGVDDFDAMTNVSKALREKLKACAEVRGPEVVSEDISTDGTRKWVVRVESGSCVETVYIPQGKRGTLCVSSQAGCALDCSFCSTGKQGFNSNLTAAEVIGQVWIANKSFGSVPATVDRAITNVVMMGMGEPLLNFDNVIAAMHLMMDDLGYGISKRRVTLSTSGVVPMIDELSKHIDVSLALSLHAPNDALRNQLVPINKKYPLKMLLESCRRYMASLGEKRVLTIEYTMLKDINDQVEHAVEMIELLKDTPCKINLIPFNPFPHSGYERPSNNAIRRFQDLLHQAGYNVTVRTTRGEDIDAACGQLVGQVMDRTRRSERYIAVRELSSEADVAPVAATRT
- the hscA gene encoding Fe-S protein assembly chaperone HscA — translated: MALLQIAEPGLSPQPHQRRLAVGIDLGTTNSLVAAVRSGLSEPLADAEGQVILPSAVRYHADRVEVGQSAKVAASQDPFNTVLSVKRLMGRGLTDVKQLGEQLPYRFVGGESHMPFIDTVQGPKSPVEVSADILKVLRQRAEAALGGELVGAVITVPAYFDDSQRQATKDAAKLAGLNVLRLLNEPTAAAVAYGLDQKAEGVVAIYDLGGGTFDISILRLTGGVFEVLATGGDTALGGDDFDHAIASWIVADAGLSADIDPSAQRNLLQTACSAKEALTDAESVDVAYGEWRGTLTRDAFNALIEPMVALSLKACRRAVRDTGIELEEVEAVVMVGGSTRVPHVREAVAELFGRKPLTDIDPDQVVAIGAAIQADTLAGNKRDGGELLLLDVIPLSLGLETMGGLMEKVIPRNTTIPVARGQEFTTYKDGQTAMKIHVLQGERELVSDCRSLARFELRGIPPMVAGAAKIRVTFQVDADGLLSVSAREMGSGIESSIQVKPSYGLTDGEITRMLKDSFEYAGDDKVARVLREHQVDAERLLEAVQGALDADGERLLDEEERMVISLQMEELRELMQGTDGYAIEQQTKRLSQVTDAFAARRLDSTVKAALAGRNLNEIEE
- the iscA gene encoding iron-sulfur cluster assembly protein IscA gives rise to the protein MAISMTEAAANHVRRSLEGRGKGDGVRLGVRTTGCSGLAYVLEFVDEAAGEDTVFEMHGVKVIIDPKSLVYLDGTELDFVREGLNEGFKFNNPNSRGECGCGESFNV